Proteins from a genomic interval of Clostridium sp. M62/1:
- a CDS encoding YerC/YecD family TrpR-related protein — protein sequence MNKKIKTEAVDHLFQAILTLKNTEECYSFFEDVCTVNEILSFSQRYEVAKMLREKRTYLEIAEKTGASTATISRVNRSLNYGNDGYDMVFERLTGDAAPKKTE from the coding sequence ATGAATAAGAAGATAAAGACAGAGGCTGTTGATCATCTCTTTCAGGCCATTCTGACACTGAAAAATACGGAGGAGTGCTACAGCTTTTTCGAGGATGTGTGTACAGTAAATGAGATTCTCTCGTTCTCCCAGAGATATGAGGTGGCCAAGATGCTCAGGGAAAAGAGAACATACCTGGAGATTGCGGAAAAGACGGGGGCATCCACAGCTACGATAAGCCGGGTAAACCGTTCCTTAAATTATGGAAACGATGGGTACGACATGGTATTTGAGCGTCTGACAGGCGATGCGGCGCCGAAGAAAACAGAGTAG
- a CDS encoding ABC transporter substrate-binding protein: MKRSAFAAAAALLLASATLFGCSEKTDGLTPVTLNEVAHSIFYAPQYAAIELGYFEEEGINLTLVNGGGADKVMTSLISGDADIGFMGSESSIYVYQQGSEDYAVNFAQLTQRAGNFLVARTPDDSFTWDKLKGKTVLGGRAGGMPEMIFEFILRKNGIDPKTDLTIDQSIDFGLTAAAFTGNDADYTVEFEPHATSLELEGEGYVVASLGVDSGYVPYTAYSAKRSYISENPEIIQSFTNAIQKGLEYVNSHSSKEIAKVIKPQFPETDEAVIAAIVERYKSQDTWKGDTIFEEESFDLLQNILEESGELKARVPYYDLVTTQFSEEALK; the protein is encoded by the coding sequence ATGAAACGATCTGCTTTTGCAGCGGCGGCAGCCCTTCTTCTGGCCTCTGCCACGCTTTTTGGCTGTTCCGAAAAGACGGACGGCCTTACGCCTGTCACCTTAAATGAAGTTGCCCATTCTATCTTCTATGCCCCCCAGTACGCAGCCATTGAGCTGGGGTATTTTGAGGAGGAGGGAATTAACCTGACCCTTGTGAACGGAGGCGGGGCCGACAAGGTCATGACTTCGCTGATTTCCGGGGACGCCGACATCGGCTTTATGGGCTCCGAGTCCAGCATTTACGTCTACCAGCAGGGTTCTGAGGACTACGCCGTAAACTTTGCCCAGCTTACACAGAGGGCGGGAAACTTTCTGGTGGCCCGCACGCCGGACGACAGCTTTACATGGGATAAGCTGAAAGGAAAGACCGTACTCGGAGGCAGGGCAGGCGGCATGCCGGAAATGATCTTCGAGTTCATCCTGAGGAAAAACGGGATTGATCCAAAAACGGATCTGACCATCGACCAGAGCATCGACTTCGGCCTGACAGCCGCCGCATTTACGGGAAATGATGCGGACTACACCGTGGAGTTTGAACCTCACGCCACCTCCCTGGAGCTGGAGGGCGAGGGCTATGTGGTAGCTTCCCTGGGAGTGGACTCCGGCTATGTTCCCTACACGGCTTACAGCGCAAAGAGAAGCTATATTTCAGAAAACCCTGAAATCATTCAGTCCTTCACCAATGCCATCCAGAAAGGTCTGGAGTATGTCAATTCCCATTCCTCCAAGGAGATCGCAAAGGTCATAAAGCCCCAGTTTCCGGAAACCGATGAGGCTGTCATCGCTGCGATTGTAGAGCGCTACAAATCCCAGGATACCTGGAAGGGCGACACCATATTCGAGGAAGAAAGCTTCGATCTGCTGCAGAATATTCTCGAAGAATCCGGAGAGCTCAAGGCCCGTGTTCCCTACTATGACCTGGTAACCACGCAGTTTTCTGAGGAAGCGCTGAAATAG
- a CDS encoding CatA-like O-acetyltransferase, with translation MGLKPICYDSWERREYLEFFRKTSIYMTVRIDITALYEAVKHRGLRLYPALVYCAAKTVNSHPEFRYGRDSQGNIGIWDRIDPYYTVPRKGAPGHFSMKLTEFCPDFSQFYHAFEKDYALAENCGRLLCDSTIPENICGISIVPDLSFEGFSFSGDTKEDFIPFAMFGQLTSDGGRITLPVGGEFSHAVNDGFHVSLFFRELEQNARELFR, from the coding sequence ATGGGATTAAAACCGATCTGCTATGATTCCTGGGAGCGCAGGGAATACCTTGAATTTTTCAGAAAAACATCGATCTATATGACGGTGCGCATCGATATTACGGCTCTCTATGAGGCTGTAAAGCACCGGGGGCTGCGTCTGTACCCGGCTTTAGTCTACTGTGCAGCCAAAACAGTCAACAGCCATCCGGAATTCCGGTACGGAAGAGACAGTCAGGGGAACATCGGCATCTGGGACAGAATCGACCCGTACTATACAGTTCCCCGCAAAGGCGCCCCCGGACATTTCTCCATGAAACTCACAGAATTCTGCCCTGATTTTTCCCAGTTCTACCATGCCTTTGAGAAGGACTATGCCCTGGCGGAAAACTGCGGCAGGCTCCTGTGCGACAGCACAATCCCCGAAAATATCTGCGGCATCTCGATTGTTCCGGATCTATCTTTTGAGGGGTTCAGCTTCAGCGGTGACACGAAGGAGGATTTTATCCCCTTTGCCATGTTTGGCCAGCTGACCTCTGACGGCGGACGCATTACCCTTCCGGTGGGAGGAGAATTCTCCCATGCGGTCAATGACGGGTTCCACGTAAGCCTCTTTTTCAGAGAACTGGAGCAGAATGCCAGAGAGCTTTTCAGATGA
- a CDS encoding putative hydro-lyase: MTDYSKMSPKEVRELIRRGEITRPTAGMCGGYAQANLVILPKKYADDFKEFARKNPKPCPILEIVEGSPEVHDMGEGANLVTDIPRYFIYKNGVKVDEVTDASSYWEDDFVGFLIGCSFSFEEALLREGIDVRHISMDCNVPMYKSNIPCEPAGVFEGPTVVSMRPMTPEDAKKAWEITERYPNVHGCPVHMGDPADIGIKDITKPDYGDPVEIREGEIPVFWACGVTPQAAVEHAKPPIVITHAPGHMFITDILNSELNDFLEKKKK, from the coding sequence ATGACAGATTACAGCAAGATGTCACCGAAAGAGGTGAGGGAGCTTATCAGGAGAGGAGAAATTACACGTCCCACAGCCGGTATGTGCGGGGGATATGCCCAGGCAAATCTTGTAATTCTCCCGAAGAAGTACGCAGATGATTTTAAGGAATTTGCGAGAAAGAATCCAAAGCCCTGCCCGATTCTGGAGATTGTGGAGGGAAGCCCTGAAGTCCACGATATGGGTGAGGGGGCTAATCTGGTGACAGATATTCCACGGTATTTTATCTATAAAAACGGCGTCAAGGTGGATGAGGTGACGGATGCTTCCTCCTACTGGGAGGATGATTTTGTGGGATTTCTGATCGGCTGCAGCTTCTCCTTTGAGGAGGCACTGCTGCGGGAGGGCATAGACGTGCGCCACATTTCCATGGACTGCAATGTGCCCATGTACAAGTCCAACATTCCCTGTGAGCCGGCAGGCGTCTTTGAGGGGCCGACAGTTGTGAGCATGAGACCCATGACGCCGGAGGACGCAAAGAAGGCATGGGAGATTACCGAGCGGTATCCCAATGTACACGGCTGTCCGGTCCACATGGGCGATCCGGCCGATATTGGAATTAAAGACATCACAAAACCGGACTACGGCGATCCGGTGGAGATCCGGGAAGGGGAGATCCCCGTATTCTGGGCCTGTGGTGTTACGCCGCAGGCGGCAGTGGAGCACGCCAAGCCGCCGATCGTGATTACCCACGCGCCGGGACATATGTTTATCACGGATATTTTGAACAGCGAGCTGAATGACTTCCTGGAGAAGAAAAAGAAATAG
- a CDS encoding D-alanyl-D-alanine carboxypeptidase family protein, with product MKRILSVICAALLLAAVLCQSAFAQKPEIGAEVSAPASAALEGPQIQAPCGILMEASTGTVLYEKNADEARNPASVTKIMTLLLTFDALKSGKIALTDEVVTSAHAKSMGGSQVFLEEGEVQTVETLIKCIVIASGNDASVAMAEYIAGDEASFVQMMNERAKGLGMEQANFEDCCGLTDSASHAMSARDIALMTRELITKYPEIFNYSTIWMENITHVTKQGTKKFGLSNTNKLLKMATNFEVTGLKTGSTSTAKYCLSATARKDGVELIAVILAAPDYKARFNDAVTLLNYGYANCRLYTDEDVGEIPEVQILRGVQDTVPVRIDKPFSYLGTSGEDFSGIEKEWIFETELKAPVQEGEIVGKLVYRLNGKEIGQVDVVAAKEVPKETFFDVIREVWEAALL from the coding sequence ATGAAGAGAATCCTGTCTGTCATATGTGCAGCGCTCCTGCTTGCAGCTGTTTTATGCCAAAGTGCCTTTGCACAGAAGCCGGAGATAGGAGCGGAGGTGTCGGCGCCTGCGTCCGCTGCCCTGGAAGGGCCGCAGATTCAGGCGCCCTGCGGGATCCTGATGGAGGCCTCCACAGGAACAGTGCTGTATGAAAAAAATGCGGACGAGGCGAGAAATCCTGCCAGTGTCACAAAGATTATGACACTGCTTTTAACCTTTGACGCCCTCAAGTCAGGGAAGATTGCCCTCACGGACGAGGTGGTGACAAGCGCCCACGCCAAATCCATGGGAGGCTCTCAGGTATTTCTCGAGGAGGGGGAGGTACAGACGGTGGAAACGCTGATCAAGTGCATTGTCATCGCGTCGGGAAATGACGCCTCGGTGGCAATGGCAGAGTACATAGCGGGGGATGAGGCATCTTTTGTACAGATGATGAATGAAAGGGCGAAGGGGCTGGGGATGGAGCAAGCTAATTTTGAGGACTGCTGCGGGCTGACCGATTCGGCCTCCCATGCCATGTCCGCCAGGGATATTGCCCTGATGACAAGAGAGCTGATCACGAAATACCCTGAAATTTTTAATTATTCGACTATCTGGATGGAAAACATTACCCATGTGACGAAGCAGGGAACTAAGAAGTTCGGCCTTTCCAATACGAATAAGCTGCTGAAGATGGCCACAAACTTTGAGGTGACGGGGCTGAAAACAGGCTCCACCTCCACGGCAAAATACTGTCTGTCGGCCACGGCGCGAAAGGACGGGGTGGAGCTGATTGCCGTTATCCTGGCTGCGCCGGACTACAAGGCGAGATTCAACGACGCAGTGACTCTCTTAAATTACGGCTATGCAAACTGCCGTCTTTATACAGACGAGGATGTGGGGGAGATACCGGAGGTACAGATACTGAGAGGCGTGCAGGACACGGTTCCTGTAAGGATCGACAAGCCGTTTTCCTATCTGGGAACCTCAGGGGAGGATTTCTCGGGAATTGAGAAGGAGTGGATATTTGAGACAGAGCTTAAAGCCCCGGTACAGGAGGGAGAGATTGTAGGAAAGCTGGTCTACCGCCTGAACGGGAAGGAGATTGGCCAGGTAGATGTGGTGGCAGCGAAAGAGGTTCCCAAGGAGACCTTTTTCGATGTCATAAGAGAGGTTTGGGAGGCGGCGCTTCTGTAG
- a CDS encoding LysR family transcriptional regulator substrate-binding protein: MILKRRAQEILSLADKTKRDFLQKDEALSGTISIGSGEFRSTEYLAKIIAGFRRKYPNVTYEIYSGNANNIRDYIERGHLDIGLMSEPIDMRKYNFVNMPIKEQWGLFAPVDSPLSEKESISPEDLKGMSIVTATGDFNQSRIGKWLGDYREQVEIAATANLPYNEAVLVKENIGVMLSINLNCTYENLRFIPLRPALEVSTALAWKKEQIFSSTTSAFIDFASQYLKGISCDEI; this comes from the coding sequence ATGATATTAAAGCGCCGCGCACAGGAGATTCTGTCCCTGGCAGATAAAACAAAGCGGGATTTTCTGCAGAAAGACGAGGCTCTCTCCGGCACCATTTCAATCGGCAGCGGAGAGTTTCGCTCCACGGAATATTTAGCAAAAATCATTGCCGGGTTCCGCAGAAAATATCCCAATGTAACGTATGAGATATACAGCGGAAATGCAAATAACATCCGGGACTATATTGAAAGAGGACACTTAGACATCGGGTTAATGTCAGAGCCTATTGACATGCGCAAATATAACTTTGTCAATATGCCGATTAAAGAGCAATGGGGTTTGTTTGCTCCAGTCGATTCTCCTCTTTCTGAAAAAGAAAGCATAAGTCCTGAAGACCTGAAAGGAATGTCGATTGTGACTGCAACAGGCGATTTCAACCAAAGCCGTATCGGAAAATGGCTTGGCGATTACAGAGAACAGGTGGAAATCGCAGCGACGGCGAATCTTCCTTATAACGAAGCCGTGCTGGTGAAAGAAAACATAGGCGTAATGCTCAGCATAAACTTAAACTGCACCTACGAAAATCTGCGCTTTATCCCATTACGCCCTGCTCTGGAAGTTTCAACAGCCTTAGCGTGGAAAAAAGAGCAGATATTTTCTTCTACAACCTCCGCCTTTATCGATTTTGCATCACAATACCTGAAAGGCATATCTTGTGATGAAATATAA
- a CDS encoding MerR family transcriptional regulator, protein MTINEASERYKIPIKILQEYESWGLCGEVKKVMGSWHYDESDMERLSTIMTLHDIGFSNDEVKKYMQLLLKGKSTEKERLKMLSEKRNGTLDEIHFKERQLDRLDYLRFEIQKAMKA, encoded by the coding sequence ATGACGATTAACGAGGCGAGCGAACGATATAAAATCCCCATTAAAATCCTGCAGGAATACGAAAGCTGGGGGCTGTGCGGCGAAGTCAAAAAAGTTATGGGCTCGTGGCATTATGATGAGAGCGATATGGAACGGCTGAGCACCATTATGACGCTTCACGACATCGGCTTTTCCAATGACGAGGTGAAAAAATATATGCAGCTTCTTCTGAAGGGAAAGTCAACCGAGAAAGAACGGCTGAAAATGCTGAGCGAAAAGAGAAACGGCACACTGGATGAAATCCATTTCAAGGAACGGCAGTTAGACCGCCTGGATTATCTCCGGTTTGAAATACAAAAGGCAATGAAGGCTTGA